A single Pyxicephalus adspersus chromosome 8, UCB_Pads_2.0, whole genome shotgun sequence DNA region contains:
- the LOC140337134 gene encoding probable peptidyl-tRNA hydrolase 2: MYFNTSHIVKRKKHWSRVNSDIAVHSIMHFFFSCSIMEAQADTSSDAPQVTMEVNPEYLKQLKDLDIPEEEAKKALILTGNTSAEDAAMLYFESLENHNLDGDEDDVYYKMVFVVNMELPMGVGKVAAQVGHAAVGLYQFLLKDCKTREMADKWDMYGAKKVVLQGANTAHLMQLQALAISLDLPTYVVQDAGRTQIAAGSHTVLGIMGEEENVNKVTGKLKLLN; the protein is encoded by the exons atgtatttcaacaCTTCCCATATAGTAAAAAggaagaaacactggtctagggtaAATAGTGATATTGCTGTACATAGtataatgcatttctttttttcctgcagtatAATGGAGGCTCAGGCAGACACATCATCTGATGCTCCCCAGGTAACAATGGAGGTCAATCCAGAATATTTGAAGCAGCTTAAAGATCTTGATATTccagaagaagaggcaaagaaG GCTCTTATTCTCACCGGGAACACCTCTGCGGAGGACGCTGCCATGCTTTATTTTGAAAGCCTAGAAAACCACAATCTG GACGGAGATGAAGACGATGTGTATTACAAAATGGTCTTTGTGGTGAACATGGAGCTCCCTATGGGAGTAGGGAAG gtCGCAGCACAGGTTGGTCATGCTGCAGTTGGATTATATCAATTTCTGTTGAAGGATTGTAAAACCAGAGAGATGGCAGATAAATGGGATATGTATGG GGCTAAGAAGGTTGTCCTTCAGGGTGCAAACACAGCTCATCTAATGCAACTTCAAGCCCTGGCAATAAGTTTGGATCTTCCAACTTACGTGGTGCAGGATGCTGGTAGGACTCAG ATTGCAGCTGGCTCACACACCGTCCTCGGCATCATGGGCGAAGAGGAGAATGTGAATAAAGTAACTGGCAAGTTAAAGTTGCTTAACTGA